The following are encoded in a window of Bacillus sp. SORGH_AS_0510 genomic DNA:
- the spoIIIAE gene encoding stage III sporulation protein AE — protein sequence MKQRLQIIPIIILVFFFSLIPNVHAAEETKTTTSSLSPQELVDTQLETLDLEELKQFWEDITDKYGGFLPESQKGSLYDFIKGDKKFSFKQWGQGVLKFAFHEFVANGKLLGSLIMLTIFSMFLQSMQNAFEKSAISKVAYSIVYMVLIILALNSFHIAITYTNEAIGTMTSFILALVPLLLALIAASGGLVSAAFFHPVILFLMNMSGLFMQYIILPLLFLATLLSIVSTMSEQYKVSQLAQLLRNWSIGLMGLFLTVFLGVISVQGASAAVTDGVTIRTAKFVTGNFIPVIGRMFTDATDTVVSASVLLKNTVGIAGVAILLIIVAFPAIKILMIAFIYKFAAAILQPLGGGPIIKCLDIISKSVIYVFAALGIVSLMFFLSITVIIAAGNLTMMMR from the coding sequence ATGAAGCAGCGGCTGCAGATTATCCCTATTATCATTCTAGTATTCTTTTTTTCGCTCATTCCCAATGTCCATGCAGCAGAGGAAACAAAAACAACTACTTCCTCGCTATCTCCACAGGAACTGGTTGATACTCAACTAGAAACATTAGATTTAGAAGAGTTAAAGCAATTTTGGGAGGATATTACTGACAAGTATGGCGGCTTCTTGCCAGAGAGTCAGAAGGGGAGTTTATACGACTTTATTAAAGGAGATAAGAAATTTTCCTTTAAACAATGGGGACAAGGGGTCTTAAAGTTTGCCTTTCATGAATTCGTGGCAAATGGAAAATTATTAGGATCATTAATTATGTTAACCATCTTTAGTATGTTTCTTCAATCCATGCAGAATGCGTTTGAGAAAAGTGCAATCAGTAAGGTAGCCTATTCCATAGTTTATATGGTTCTTATCATCCTTGCTCTAAATAGTTTTCATATTGCGATCACCTACACAAATGAAGCGATTGGAACGATGACCTCCTTTATTTTGGCACTTGTTCCACTGCTATTAGCATTAATAGCTGCTTCAGGCGGTCTGGTTTCGGCGGCTTTCTTTCATCCCGTGATTTTGTTTCTTATGAATATGAGTGGTCTATTCATGCAATATATCATTCTTCCATTGCTATTCTTAGCAACGTTATTAAGTATTGTGAGCACGATGTCCGAACAATATAAAGTTTCACAGCTAGCACAGTTATTAAGAAACTGGAGTATCGGACTGATGGGTCTTTTCTTAACCGTGTTTTTGGGTGTCATTTCCGTTCAAGGAGCTTCAGCAGCCGTAACAGATGGGGTAACCATTCGAACGGCCAAATTTGTGACTGGAAATTTCATTCCTGTCATAGGAAGAATGTTTACAGATGCAACAGATACAGTTGTAAGCGCATCGGTCCTATTAAAAAATACGGTCGGGATTGCAGGGGTAGCTATTTTACTTATTATTGTTGCTTTTCCAGCGATAAAGATATTAATGATTGCCTTCATTTATAAGTTTGCTGCTGCCATTCTTCAACCATTAGGCGGCGGACCCATTATTAAATGTTTAGATATTATCAGTAAAAGTGTGATTTATGTATTTGCGGCATTAGGAATTGTTTCACTAATGTTCTTTTTAAGTATTACAGTCATAATAGCGGCTGGAAATCTTACGATGATGATGAGATAG